TCGGAATGCAAATAAACCTGACTATGAGCCAAAAAGAAATCGAAAAATTAAAAACTCTTACCCGGATTAAGTCCGGTGAATTAACAATATCGAATGCAGCAGAAAGTCTACGTTTAAGTGAACGGCACATGTACCGCATACTTAAACGTTACTCAACCGAGGGTGATGTCGGAATTGTTCACTGATCGCGTGGTAGACAATCAAATAACCGATTACCTAAAACTATGTACGACCAAGTATTAAAACTTTATAAAGAAAAATATTCAGATTTCGGCCCAACATTCTTTTCTGAAAAATTAGAGTTCGACCACGATATTATCGTTTCACGTCAGACTCTTACCAGATGGTTGCGTGTAAAGGGATTATTACTAGCAATGCGAAAGAAACGTCCGCACCGTAAGAAACGACCCCGACACGAAGCTATAGGTTCTCTTATTCAATTTGACGGTAGTCATCATGACTGGTTCGAAGGTCGAGGCCCTGCTTGTTGTTTACTCTGTGCTGTCGACGATGCTTCAGGACAAATCTTTCTACAGTTTGCTGAATCAGAAGACACCAAAAATGTTCTCTCCTTTTGGAAGAAATATATCGGTTTTTTTGGCATTCCTGCTCAAATCTACACCGACTTCCACACAATTTACTATAATGAAGCTGAACACCTTACTCAATACGAAAGGGCTCTAAAAACTTTAAATATCGAACCAATTTATGCCCATTCTCCTCAAGCTAAAGGACGAGTCGAACGAGGTAACAGAACTCATCAAGACCGTCTGATTAAATCATTAAGATTAAAAAACATCTCAACTATTCAGGATGCTAATAACTATCTTCTCGAAGAATATAATGCTCATCATAACAAACTTTTTTCTAATTCCGACTCTTTACAAAACATTCATCGCTCTTCCGATGGTATTGATCTTGACGCAATCTTCTGCTTTGAAACTAAAAGAACTGTTTATAACGACTATACCATCATGCTCAACTCTCAGTACATTCAGCTACTTAAATCGGATTCTCCTTTACCACCACCTAAATCAAAAATTATTGTGCGACTATACTTAGATAACTCTCTGCATATTCTCTGGAATAACAACGAACTCAGATATGAAATCTTCAACAATAAACCTAAACCAAAACAACGTGTGCAGATTACTCGTAAACCTTCTCCTAATCATCCTTGGAGAAAACTTAAACGGGGACTCTCAGCTAAACATTTTAAATCATCTATAAAACTTGAACTCGTAACTTAATTTTATTACCTTGTACCTGACATTTCTATTGGACATTTTAACCTGACATTTCTACTGGCCTATAACAATGAATATCGAATCCACCTGTGTTCCGTCATTTAGCCAACGGACAGAAATTTGGCAGAAAAGTATCAAGAAAGGAATAAATAAGATTATGATAAGTTTAAAAAGCCAAGTTGCACTCGTAACAGGCGGCTCGCGAGGCATTGGCGCTGCTGCTGCAATTATGTTTGCCAAAGCAGGCGCTAACGTAGCTATCACTTATTTGCACGATAAAAAATCAGCCGATTCGGTGGTTGCAAAAATTAAAAAATCAGGAAGAAAGGCAATTGCTGTTAAAGGCAATGTTGCTGTTTTTAACGATGCTCAATTAATGGTGGATATTATCGTGAAGAAACTTGGCAGGGTAGATATACTGGTGAACAATGCCGGCGTTTGGACAGAAGGCTCGGTTGAATACCTTGAAGAAGAAACTTGGAACGAAACAATTAATGTGAACCTCAAAGGTACATTCAATATGTGCAAAGCAGTTGTGCCTGTAATGAAAAAAAATAAATACGGTAGGATAATAAACATAGCCAGTACTGCGGGTCAGAGGGGAGAGGCGCATCACTCTCATTATGCGGCATCGAAAGGTGGGGTAATCGCATTCACAAAATCATTAGGCGTCGAATTAATACGCAGCGGTATCTGGGTGAATTGCGTTGCACCCGGCTGGGTTGTAACGGATATGACTGCCTCCGTATTCAAAAATACAACTTATAAAGGAGTTGTTAGTCAAACAA
This portion of the Bacteroidota bacterium genome encodes:
- a CDS encoding helix-turn-helix domain-containing protein; this encodes MQINLTMSQKEIEKLKTLTRIKSGELTISNAAESLRLSERHMYRILKRYSTEGDVGIVH
- the fabG gene encoding 3-oxoacyl-ACP reductase FabG, yielding MISLKSQVALVTGGSRGIGAAAAIMFAKAGANVAITYLHDKKSADSVVAKIKKSGRKAIAVKGNVAVFNDAQLMVDIIVKKLGRVDILVNNAGVWTEGSVEYLEEETWNETINVNLKGTFNMCKAVVPVMKKNKYGRIINIASTAGQRGEAHHSHYAASKGGVIAFTKSLGVELIRSGIWVNCVAPGWVVTDMTASVFKNTTYKGVVSQTIPRAKIATPEEIAGSIIFLASELSNNIVGEILNVNGGSVLCG